The proteins below are encoded in one region of Clostridium estertheticum:
- a CDS encoding glycosyltransferase — MVDKKYSVLMSVYYKENPKFFKLSIESMLHQTLKPDEIVIVKDGKLTEELDRVIDYYVSHEPNQFSIVALEKNLGLGLALNEGLKECKNELVARMDTDDISLENRCELQVEEFIKNEKLSIVGTMTDEFYDNPNNIVTSRIVPTKHEDILKFSRRRSPFNHPTVMYKKSMVLGCEGGYHDVKRKEDIDLFGRMLNQGYIAMNIDKSLLLFRSNEDNFERRKSWNNCKSYIAVIYNFWKKGYSKTSDLIFVVISQVVMCLCPVWLLKILSDRFLRKSYRD, encoded by the coding sequence ATGGTGGATAAGAAATATAGTGTTTTAATGTCCGTTTATTACAAAGAAAATCCAAAATTTTTCAAATTGAGTATAGAGAGTATGCTTCATCAGACTTTAAAGCCTGATGAAATTGTTATAGTTAAAGATGGTAAGTTAACAGAGGAATTAGATAGGGTTATAGATTACTATGTTTCACACGAACCTAATCAGTTTAGTATTGTAGCGTTAGAAAAAAATTTAGGGTTAGGATTAGCGCTGAATGAGGGTTTAAAAGAGTGTAAAAATGAGCTTGTGGCGAGAATGGACACGGATGATATTTCTTTAGAAAATCGTTGCGAATTACAAGTTGAGGAGTTTATCAAGAATGAAAAGTTAAGTATTGTTGGTACAATGACCGATGAATTTTATGATAACCCTAATAATATTGTTACTTCTAGAATTGTTCCTACGAAACATGAAGATATATTAAAATTTTCAAGACGTAGAAGTCCATTTAATCATCCTACTGTTATGTATAAGAAATCAATGGTTTTAGGTTGTGAAGGTGGGTATCACGATGTAAAGAGAAAGGAAGACATTGATCTCTTTGGAAGAATGCTAAATCAAGGATATATAGCAATGAATATCGACAAGTCACTTTTGTTATTTAGATCAAATGAAGATAATTTTGAAAGAAGAAAAAGTTGGAATAACTGTAAAAGTTATATTGCTGTTATTTATAATTTTTGGAAAAAGGGTTACTCTAAAACATCTGATTTAATATTTGTTGTAATTAGCCAGGTAGTAATGTGCTTATGTCCTGTATGGTTATTAAAAATACTTTCAGATAGATTTTTAAGGAAATCATATAGAGATTAA
- a CDS encoding NeuD/PglB/VioB family sugar acetyltransferase: MSDLLIIGAGGHGRVVLETAEIEGRWDNINFLDDRTDVDMVLNHKIIGKMDDYERFSGKYEYAIVCIGNNEKRLELIKEILKVGYKVPVIIHPKAFVSKYSDIGYGSVILAGVVINTGTKIGMGCIININSSVDHDCVVYDGVHVCSGAVVRSMCKVGKLSYIGAGAVVKSGTVLKDKYMLADGESV, encoded by the coding sequence ATGAGTGATTTGTTAATAATAGGTGCTGGTGGACATGGTAGAGTGGTGCTAGAGACTGCGGAGATTGAAGGACGATGGGATAATATAAACTTTCTGGATGATAGAACTGATGTAGATATGGTTTTGAATCATAAGATTATTGGTAAGATGGATGATTATGAAAGATTTTCTGGGAAATATGAGTACGCTATTGTATGTATAGGTAATAATGAGAAAAGGCTTGAATTAATCAAAGAGATATTAAAGGTAGGTTATAAGGTTCCTGTGATTATTCATCCTAAAGCATTTGTAAGTAAATATAGTGATATTGGATATGGTAGTGTGATACTTGCAGGGGTTGTTATTAATACAGGGACGAAGATTGGTATGGGATGCATTATAAATATAAACAGCTCAGTTGACCATGATTGCGTGGTTTACGATGGAGTTCATGTGTGTAGTGGGGCTGTTGTGAGGAGTATGTGTAAGGTTGGAAAATTATCTTATATTGGTGCGGGGGCAGTTGTTAAGAGTGGGACGGTTTTAAAAGACAAATATATGTTAGCTGATGGAGAAAGCGTATAG
- a CDS encoding YveK family protein translates to MNEEMNISIEDYLTIIKERLLLIGTITLATVIIAGILSFFVIKPTYEASTSIIVGKPQATTNQSSQLNSDITMYQNLLITYSEIAKSDLVAQGALDELKGNLTIDQIKADVTVTPKTGTQILMITAKGKEPQEVYKIVNAISTSFVESTKKVYPTGGDIQVMDKATIPKNPISPNKKLNLAIGLFLGLILSLGVVFLLEYMDNTIKTESDVEKYLGLPVLGVIPRIIEDKK, encoded by the coding sequence ATGAATGAAGAAATGAATATTAGTATTGAAGATTATCTTACAATAATAAAAGAAAGATTATTGTTAATAGGTACCATAACTCTTGCAACTGTAATAATTGCGGGTATATTAAGCTTTTTTGTTATAAAACCAACATATGAGGCAAGTACAAGCATAATAGTGGGTAAGCCACAGGCTACCACGAATCAATCCTCACAACTAAATAGTGATATAACTATGTATCAAAATTTACTTATAACATATAGTGAAATTGCTAAGTCTGATTTAGTAGCACAGGGGGCACTTGATGAATTAAAGGGTAATTTAACAATAGATCAGATTAAAGCTGACGTTACTGTTACTCCAAAAACCGGAACTCAAATTTTAATGATTACAGCTAAAGGTAAGGAGCCACAAGAGGTGTATAAGATTGTAAATGCTATTTCAACATCCTTTGTAGAATCTACTAAAAAGGTTTATCCAACAGGTGGAGATATACAAGTAATGGATAAGGCTACTATACCAAAGAACCCAATTAGTCCTAATAAGAAATTAAACTTGGCTATTGGCCTTTTTTTAGGGTTAATACTTTCACTTGGAGTTGTGTTCCTACTTGAATACATGGATAACACTATAAAGACCGAAAGTGATGTAGAAAAATACTTAGGTTTACCAGTTCTCGGAGTAATACCTAGAATAATAGAAGATAAAAAGTAA
- a CDS encoding sugar transferase: protein MEKFLNAVVSLILLVLLSPLFIIVGVIIKLNSKGPVFFTQMRIGKNNELFKFYKFRTMKVGTPNVATDKLDSSKSYVTTSGKILRKTSMDELPQIINIIKGDMVLVGPRPALYNQYELKELRTKVGVHTLIPGITGWAQINGRDNNDDFEKTRHDAYYLNNKSLKLDALIIFRTVFKVLKAEGILEGSIIKARDEEISQERSQASNHEDLSV, encoded by the coding sequence ATGGAGAAGTTTTTAAATGCTGTAGTAAGTTTAATATTATTGGTGTTGTTATCGCCATTATTTATTATCGTAGGAGTAATAATAAAGTTGAATTCAAAAGGTCCAGTATTTTTTACTCAGATGAGAATAGGTAAAAATAATGAATTATTTAAATTCTATAAATTTAGGACAATGAAGGTTGGAACTCCAAATGTTGCAACAGACAAACTGGATAGTTCAAAAAGTTATGTAACGACAAGTGGAAAGATTCTACGTAAAACAAGTATGGATGAACTTCCACAAATAATTAATATTATTAAAGGGGATATGGTGCTTGTAGGACCAAGACCCGCTTTATATAATCAGTATGAGCTTAAGGAGTTACGGACAAAGGTAGGGGTTCATACACTGATTCCAGGAATTACAGGGTGGGCTCAAATCAATGGCCGAGATAATAATGATGATTTTGAGAAAACAAGGCATGACGCATATTATCTAAACAATAAGTCGTTGAAGCTAGATGCATTAATAATATTTAGAACTGTGTTTAAGGTTCTAAAAGCAGAGGGAATTCTTGAAGGTTCAATAATCAAAGCGAGAGATGAAGAAATAAGTCAAGAAAGAAGCCAAGCGAGCAATCATGAAGATTTATCAGTATAA
- a CDS encoding PPC domain-containing protein codes for MHKKIITPLFLLAFLIVQIIVPTNIAHAAITQTLTLGSTVTSDIVSSNDQDIYKIVLPTAGKLNIKMISSNNKINLNLKDDNGNQVLSYYPSLGNGNSSTTWSLPIDLNAGTYYFTVIKYVSDTVNYSLGVNFTQLYTNDVEPNNGPLTAQPLTLNSDPLIGFISANDDQDTYKFTLPISGRIDVKMISSIYGVNLNLNDNDGKQIFSNYVGSGSEQSPKTWTQLIDLDAGTYYLSVLKQGTGLLNNNSNTGKYTLRVNYTPVYSDDVEPNNGTLTAQPLNLNSNVITGFIACNDDQNTYKILLPLDGKITLKMISSIYEVNANLADNDGNQIFSSRIRYGSDATPKTWSQSVSLKAGTYFFSVLKQPLGLLNNNLNTGKYTVAVTAEGQPTQSSIPVSTIPVSTDAITVSNNPVGALDVVTLNNYMFTDGDKVTIYSDAFSQKTIGVGTVNSTQYRTTITTTDQLAQAGGYVYVTVTSLYKTESARLGIHYNKEAAYTSADLNVMPAGTVLIGTKSYTLEYANNSANSSEINNAIVTGGDIYVKDYSGNWVDNLTGKTVTSSNM; via the coding sequence TTGCATAAAAAAATTATTACACCATTATTCTTATTAGCATTTCTAATAGTGCAAATTATAGTACCAACTAATATTGCCCATGCAGCTATTACCCAAACTCTTACACTCGGCAGCACAGTTACTAGCGATATTGTCTCATCTAATGACCAAGACATATACAAGATCGTACTTCCCACCGCTGGCAAACTCAATATCAAAATGATTTCATCAAATAATAAAATAAATTTAAATTTGAAGGATGATAATGGTAATCAAGTATTATCTTATTATCCCAGTTTAGGAAATGGTAATTCATCCACAACATGGTCCTTACCTATTGATTTAAACGCAGGTACTTATTATTTCACTGTTATAAAATATGTTTCTGACACTGTAAACTATAGTCTTGGAGTTAATTTTACGCAGCTTTATACCAATGATGTAGAACCTAATAATGGTCCTTTAACTGCGCAACCATTAACTTTAAATTCCGATCCACTCATAGGATTTATATCAGCCAATGATGACCAGGATACGTATAAATTTACACTCCCGATTTCTGGTAGAATTGATGTCAAAATGATTTCATCAATATATGGAGTAAATTTAAATTTAAATGATAATGATGGCAAGCAAATATTTTCTAATTACGTAGGTTCGGGATCTGAACAATCTCCAAAGACATGGACACAACTTATTGATTTGGATGCAGGTACTTATTATTTAAGTGTTTTAAAACAAGGCACTGGTCTATTAAACAATAATTCAAATACAGGTAAGTATACTCTTCGCGTTAATTATACGCCTGTATATAGCGATGATGTAGAGCCTAATAATGGCACCTTAACTGCGCAGCCATTAAATTTGAATTCTAATGTTATCACTGGATTTATTGCATGTAATGATGATCAAAACACCTACAAAATATTGCTTCCACTAGATGGAAAAATCACTTTAAAAATGATTTCATCGATTTATGAAGTAAATGCAAACTTAGCGGATAATGATGGCAATCAAATATTCTCGTCGCGCATTCGTTATGGATCGGATGCAACTCCTAAAACATGGTCACAATCTGTTTCCTTAAAAGCAGGTACTTATTTTTTTAGTGTCCTAAAACAACCTTTAGGCCTTCTAAACAATAATTTAAACACTGGAAAATATACTGTTGCAGTTACAGCAGAAGGACAACCAACGCAATCATCAATACCAGTTTCTACAATTCCAGTTAGTACAGATGCAATCACGGTTTCAAACAATCCAGTAGGAGCTTTGGATGTTGTAACTTTAAATAATTATATGTTTACAGATGGTGACAAGGTAACTATTTATTCAGACGCTTTTTCTCAAAAGACAATAGGAGTAGGAACTGTAAATTCAACTCAATATAGAACTACAATAACTACCACTGACCAATTAGCACAAGCGGGCGGTTATGTATATGTAACAGTAACAAGCTTATACAAAACTGAAAGTGCAAGATTAGGCATTCACTATAATAAAGAAGCAGCTTATACTTCAGCAGATTTAAATGTAATGCCTGCCGGAACTGTTTTAATAGGTACCAAATCTTATACCCTTGAATATGCTAACAATTCAGCTAATAGTTCCGAAATCAATAATGCAATAGTTACTGGTGGAGATATTTATGTTAAAGATTACTCCGGAAATTGGGTAGATAATCTTACAGGTAAAACTGTAACCTCAAGTAATATGTAA
- a CDS encoding NAD-dependent epimerase/dehydratase family protein translates to MINILITGANSYIGTSFEKWLEKYLDKYSIDTLDMRDNEWKNRDFSKYDVIFHVAGIAHVSADPKMEQLYYKVNRDLTIQTAKKAKAEGVKQFIFMSSIIVYGDSSHINHKRVIDKNTVPTPSNFYGRSKLEAEQGIMPLIDDKFKVVVLRPPMVYGKGSKGNYPKLAKVAQKLPIFVDVDNQRSMLHIDNLCEFIRLIVKNEESGLFFPQNSEYVNTAKMVKIIAEAHGKNIRLTKFFNPALKLMGNFVGLVNKAFGNLVYDKSMSEYKEDYRIRDLVESVTVTERE, encoded by the coding sequence ATGATAAATATACTTATAACAGGAGCAAATAGTTACATAGGTACAAGTTTTGAGAAATGGCTAGAAAAATACTTGGATAAATATTCTATTGATACTTTAGATATGAGAGATAATGAATGGAAGAATAGAGATTTTTCAAAGTATGATGTTATATTTCATGTGGCTGGGATAGCACATGTATCGGCAGACCCTAAGATGGAGCAACTATATTATAAAGTTAATAGGGACCTTACAATACAGACAGCTAAAAAAGCAAAGGCTGAAGGTGTTAAACAGTTTATTTTTATGAGTAGCATAATAGTTTATGGTGACAGTAGTCATATTAATCATAAAAGGGTTATAGACAAAAATACCGTACCTACACCTAGTAATTTTTATGGGAGAAGCAAGTTAGAAGCAGAACAAGGTATTATGCCTTTAATCGATGATAAATTTAAAGTTGTGGTATTAAGACCACCTATGGTTTATGGAAAAGGATCTAAGGGTAATTACCCTAAATTAGCTAAGGTGGCTCAGAAGCTACCTATATTTGTTGATGTAGATAATCAAAGAAGCATGTTACATATAGATAATTTGTGTGAGTTTATTAGGCTTATTGTTAAGAATGAGGAAAGTGGGTTGTTTTTTCCACAAAATAGTGAGTATGTAAATACAGCTAAAATGGTCAAGATTATAGCAGAAGCTCATGGTAAAAATATAAGACTTACAAAATTTTTTAATCCAGCGTTAAAGCTTATGGGTAATTTTGTGGGTCTGGTCAATAAGGCATTTGGTAATTTGGTTTATGATAAAAGTATGAGTGAATATAAAGAAGATTATAGAATAAGGGATTTAGTAGAGTCGGTTACAGTGACAGAAAGGGAATAG
- a CDS encoding tyrosine-protein phosphatase gives MIDIHSHILPGIDDGSKDMEMSIKMLKMAEEKGTKIIVATPHYIRGRYENHYDKIFDLHQEVKLAAENAGLKIEVLLGQEVMLDKYALDLCKEGKIRGINETSYMLIEFPMDKLPNDALDLIYELRVLGIKPIIAHPERYEYIIEAPTTINDFINEGCLFQINAGSLQGLFGKKVQKCAKLLVKEGLVNFIASDAHSINRRCPGLIEGVRVATLLDEDIEKKVSSNLELMLIDKDIEATMEKIQKKKSIFQIFRH, from the coding sequence ATGATTGATATACATAGTCATATACTCCCAGGTATTGATGATGGCTCAAAGGATATGGAAATGAGCATTAAGATGCTAAAAATGGCAGAAGAAAAAGGCACCAAAATCATTGTGGCAACGCCTCATTATATAAGGGGTAGATATGAAAATCATTATGATAAGATTTTTGACTTGCATCAAGAAGTAAAACTTGCAGCTGAAAATGCAGGTTTAAAGATAGAAGTACTACTAGGACAAGAAGTTATGCTTGATAAGTATGCACTAGATTTGTGCAAAGAAGGAAAAATAAGAGGAATAAATGAAACGAGTTATATGCTTATTGAATTTCCAATGGATAAATTACCAAATGATGCTTTAGACTTAATTTATGAGTTAAGGGTTCTAGGTATTAAACCTATAATTGCACATCCTGAAAGGTATGAATACATAATAGAAGCACCCACAACTATAAACGATTTTATAAACGAGGGATGTTTGTTTCAGATTAATGCTGGAAGCTTGCAAGGCTTATTTGGGAAAAAGGTTCAAAAATGTGCCAAGTTACTTGTTAAAGAGGGTTTGGTAAACTTTATTGCGTCAGATGCACATTCTATAAATAGAAGATGCCCTGGCCTTATAGAAGGAGTTAGAGTAGCGACATTGTTAGATGAGGACATAGAGAAAAAGGTTTCTAGTAATTTAGAACTTATGCTCATAGATAAGGATATAGAAGCTACTATGGAAAAAATACAGAAAAAGAAAAGTATATTTCAGATATTCAGACATTAA
- a CDS encoding glycosyltransferase family 4 protein gives MNQHKVKILYVESTLESGGPTTQLFGIVRNLDRIKFEPIILTLSTEQINSSIKIFIENGIRVDSLNLSRAKFAVYGKYMLKKKIQEYKPDIIHSSGLRADGAINNLKLDYLHCMTIHNYVFDDYVSKFGAFVGKIASYYGLSAIKNCKYPICCSKTLQKMYCNILNKKLYAVQNGVDIDKFKTTNNQDEKNRIRLELGITDDRIVFLVVSTLIKRKDPLTIIRAFKEAKVDKEAVLIILGDGDLLNECKKESYNNIIIKGKVNNVQDYLKASDIYISASKSEGLPYSVIEAGSSGLNLVLSSIPQHIEIFEQNPMLVKSFEVGNIAKLASIIKEIANKDISLNNKKTIEHIRKNFSDKLMSKNYEKIYYRMIRNK, from the coding sequence ATGAATCAACATAAAGTTAAAATATTATACGTGGAATCTACATTGGAAAGTGGAGGGCCTACAACACAGTTATTTGGGATTGTTAGAAACCTTGATAGAATTAAATTTGAACCTATTATTTTAACCTTATCTACTGAACAAATAAATAGTTCTATAAAAATATTTATTGAAAATGGAATTAGGGTGGATTCATTAAATTTAAGTAGAGCTAAGTTTGCAGTGTATGGGAAATATATGCTTAAGAAAAAAATACAAGAATATAAACCCGATATCATTCATAGCAGTGGATTAAGAGCAGATGGAGCTATTAATAATTTAAAGCTGGATTATCTACATTGTATGACTATACATAATTATGTTTTTGATGATTACGTGTCTAAATTTGGTGCCTTTGTTGGAAAGATAGCTTCTTATTATGGATTATCAGCAATTAAAAATTGTAAATATCCTATTTGTTGTTCTAAAACTTTACAAAAAATGTATTGCAATATTTTAAATAAAAAACTTTATGCTGTACAAAATGGTGTAGATATAGATAAATTTAAGACAACTAATAATCAAGATGAAAAGAATAGAATTAGGTTAGAATTAGGAATTACAGATGATAGAATAGTATTTCTAGTTGTGAGTACATTAATTAAGAGAAAAGATCCATTGACGATTATAAGAGCTTTTAAGGAAGCTAAGGTGGATAAAGAGGCAGTGTTAATTATACTTGGAGATGGAGACCTTTTGAATGAGTGTAAAAAGGAATCTTATAACAATATTATTATTAAGGGAAAAGTAAATAATGTTCAAGATTATCTGAAAGCTAGTGATATTTACATTTCTGCTTCAAAATCAGAAGGACTACCATATTCGGTTATAGAAGCAGGGAGCTCAGGATTAAATTTAGTATTATCTAGTATACCACAACACATAGAAATATTCGAACAAAATCCAATGCTGGTAAAAAGTTTTGAAGTGGGCAATATAGCAAAACTTGCATCAATTATTAAAGAAATAGCTAATAAAGATATTTCTTTAAATAATAAAAAAACCATAGAACATATAAGAAAAAATTTTAGTGACAAATTAATGAGTAAAAATTATGAAAAGATTTACTATAGAATGATAAGGAACAAATAA
- a CDS encoding CpsD/CapB family tyrosine-protein kinase — protein sequence MKELDLITFKEPNSPMSESYRTLRTNIQFSSFDKKIKTLLLTSSGPGEGKTTTSSNLAMVMAQGGNKTLLIDCDQRKPQVHKVFGFSNEKGLSNMLVSDDANDGEININIGIHETVQPNLHVLTSGTRPPNPAELLGSAKMKNFIEELKKTYDYIILDTPPIILVTDAQILAQYTDGCLLVVSSKEAERDAAVKAKGLLEKVNAKILGIVLNKVDLKKKGYYNYEYKYGETVKGEKIRKIAK from the coding sequence ATGAAAGAATTAGACTTAATAACATTTAAGGAACCTAACTCACCAATGTCAGAGTCATATAGAACCCTTAGGACTAATATTCAATTTTCATCTTTTGATAAAAAAATTAAGACATTACTTCTAACTAGTTCAGGACCAGGAGAAGGAAAAACTACAACTTCTTCAAATTTGGCTATGGTTATGGCTCAAGGTGGCAATAAGACTTTATTAATAGATTGTGATCAAAGAAAACCACAGGTGCATAAGGTTTTTGGATTTTCTAACGAAAAGGGTTTATCTAACATGCTGGTAAGTGATGATGCAAATGATGGTGAAATAAATATAAATATAGGTATTCATGAGACAGTACAACCGAACCTTCATGTTTTAACTTCAGGTACAAGACCACCAAACCCCGCGGAACTTTTAGGATCAGCTAAAATGAAAAATTTTATCGAGGAGTTAAAGAAAACATATGATTATATAATCTTAGATACTCCTCCAATAATACTAGTTACAGATGCACAAATTCTAGCTCAATATACAGATGGATGCCTTTTAGTTGTATCTTCAAAGGAAGCGGAACGGGATGCAGCTGTAAAAGCCAAGGGACTACTTGAAAAGGTAAACGCTAAAATATTGGGTATAGTACTTAATAAAGTGGACCTGAAAAAGAAAGGTTATTATAACTATGAGTATAAGTATGGTGAAACTGTCAAAGGTGAAAAAATCAGAAAAATAGCAAAATAA
- a CDS encoding polysaccharide biosynthesis protein — protein sequence MKVLGKWKKPILMLSDAVLINLAYILAFFFIYNYKNFRFYSSSYKEIALIVTVIYITCFYIFKLYESLWKYASIDEFMLIIGACLTSNILMIVFVRIIGHPFAYGVSIIACAFSIIFIVGLRMSFRVYGRFESMVNCNASKIVQSRVMIIGAGSAAAMVIKEMKSSSQSKYMPIAVIDDEVYKKGNTIAGVKVLGNRKDIPRIVIEKNIETILIAIPTIDDEDKKEILEICKKTNCKIEIIPGMYEIINGKVSLNQIRKVEIEDLLGRKAVKLDMQGITSYITNKTILVTGGGGSIGSELCRQIIKFEPKQLIVFDIYENNAYDLQMELEYKYPKLDLLVLIGSVRDKKRLEDVFKKYSPNIVFHAAAHKHVPLMENSPMEAIKNNVFGTYNVAECAHKFNVERFVMISTDKAVNPTNVMGATKRMCEMIIQSMDKISKTHFVAVRFGNVLGSNGSVIPLFKKQIEHGGPVTLTNKYITRFFMTIPEAAQLVLQSGAYAQGGEIFVLDMGKPVKIYDLAWDLIKLSGFIPDKDIKIEITGLRPGEKLYEELLMSEEGLTNTKHEKIFIGKPTFTDLSVIKERMKELKEIIEKDDVQLLIDKIGEIVPTYNRTLAESATM from the coding sequence ATGAAGGTTTTAGGGAAATGGAAAAAACCAATATTGATGCTAAGCGATGCAGTTTTAATAAATTTAGCATATATATTAGCTTTCTTTTTTATATATAATTATAAAAATTTCAGATTTTATTCAAGTAGTTACAAAGAGATAGCATTAATTGTAACAGTTATTTACATAACTTGTTTTTATATTTTTAAACTTTACGAAAGTCTTTGGAAATATGCAAGTATTGATGAATTTATGCTTATTATTGGTGCGTGCCTTACTTCTAATATTTTGATGATCGTTTTTGTTAGAATTATTGGACATCCATTCGCATATGGAGTAAGTATAATAGCCTGTGCTTTTAGTATTATTTTTATAGTAGGGCTTAGAATGTCATTTAGAGTTTACGGAAGATTTGAAAGTATGGTAAATTGTAATGCCAGTAAAATTGTTCAATCAAGAGTAATGATAATTGGTGCTGGGTCGGCTGCAGCTATGGTTATTAAAGAAATGAAAAGTAGTAGTCAGAGTAAATACATGCCAATAGCTGTAATTGATGATGAAGTTTACAAAAAAGGAAATACTATTGCGGGAGTAAAGGTACTTGGAAATCGAAAAGATATTCCTAGAATAGTAATAGAAAAGAACATAGAAACTATTCTTATAGCTATTCCAACAATAGATGATGAAGATAAAAAAGAAATACTCGAGATATGCAAGAAAACGAATTGTAAAATAGAAATTATCCCAGGTATGTATGAAATAATAAATGGGAAAGTTTCATTAAATCAAATCCGAAAAGTAGAAATCGAGGATTTACTAGGACGTAAAGCAGTAAAGCTCGATATGCAGGGCATAACAAGTTATATAACCAATAAAACAATACTCGTAACAGGTGGCGGTGGGTCCATTGGTTCAGAACTCTGTCGTCAAATTATAAAATTTGAACCAAAACAATTAATTGTCTTTGATATATATGAAAACAATGCTTATGACCTGCAAATGGAACTTGAGTATAAGTATCCAAAGTTAGATTTATTGGTGCTTATAGGGTCAGTTAGAGATAAAAAAAGGCTGGAAGATGTTTTTAAAAAGTATTCTCCAAATATAGTTTTTCATGCTGCGGCGCATAAACATGTTCCACTAATGGAAAATAGTCCAATGGAGGCCATAAAAAACAATGTGTTTGGAACATATAATGTAGCTGAATGTGCACATAAATTTAATGTAGAAAGATTCGTTATGATATCTACAGACAAAGCGGTAAACCCAACAAATGTTATGGGTGCTACTAAAAGAATGTGTGAGATGATTATACAATCTATGGATAAAATAAGTAAAACACATTTTGTAGCAGTAAGATTTGGAAATGTACTTGGAAGCAATGGGTCAGTAATTCCATTATTTAAAAAACAAATAGAACATGGTGGACCAGTTACACTTACTAACAAATATATAACAAGATTTTTTATGACAATTCCAGAAGCTGCGCAATTAGTGCTTCAATCTGGGGCATATGCACAGGGTGGAGAAATATTTGTGCTTGATATGGGAAAGCCTGTTAAAATATATGATTTAGCATGGGATTTAATAAAACTTTCAGGATTCATTCCAGACAAAGACATAAAAATCGAAATCACAGGACTTCGCCCAGGAGAAAAGCTTTATGAAGAGCTCTTAATGAGTGAAGAAGGACTTACAAACACTAAACATGAGAAGATATTTATAGGAAAACCAACATTTACTGATTTGAGTGTAATAAAAGAAAGAATGAAGGAACTTAAAGAAATTATAGAAAAAGATGATGTGCAACTGTTAATCGATAAAATAGGAGAAATAGTTCCAACATACAATAGAACTTTGGCAGAGTCGGCTACTATGTAG